The Prochlorococcus sp. MIT 1300 genome has a window encoding:
- a CDS encoding sulfotransferase domain-containing protein: MSQLLRFLINGAQKSGTTALYNYLKIHPSLCLPKDKELHLFDNENRDWTRESIKQIDYEINHHFPNSSYSTLCGEATPVSLFWEKAPERIWRYNPDMKIISILRNPITRAYSHWNMEYKRGRDNMPFNISLEQEEKRCREALPLQHRVYSYLSRGFYSSQIKRLWRFFPREQTLILRQEELLNNPQTTLMKICKHLKVDAIEFPGELNSNSLEYIHLMPLEARKTLARLYKAEIRQLEILLGWDCSDWLKIS; this comes from the coding sequence ATGAGCCAACTTTTACGTTTTCTTATCAACGGGGCCCAAAAAAGTGGTACTACAGCGCTGTATAACTATCTCAAAATTCATCCCTCACTTTGCTTGCCCAAAGACAAGGAGCTACATCTCTTTGATAATGAAAATAGAGATTGGACAAGAGAATCTATAAAGCAGATTGACTATGAAATTAATCATCATTTCCCAAATTCATCATACAGCACACTTTGTGGTGAAGCCACACCAGTAAGCCTTTTCTGGGAAAAGGCTCCTGAACGGATATGGAGATATAACCCTGATATGAAAATCATTTCAATTCTTCGCAATCCCATTACAAGGGCCTACTCACATTGGAATATGGAATATAAAAGAGGGCGAGATAATATGCCATTTAATATATCCCTAGAACAAGAAGAAAAGCGTTGCAGAGAAGCTTTGCCATTGCAACATCGTGTTTACTCTTATCTATCTAGAGGGTTTTATAGCTCACAGATAAAAAGATTGTGGCGATTTTTCCCTAGGGAACAGACTTTAATTCTACGGCAAGAAGAACTTTTAAATAATCCTCAAACAACCCTAATGAAAATTTGCAAACATCTTAAAGTAGATGCAATAGAGTTTCCTGGTGAATTAAACTCAAATAGTTTAGAATATATACATTTGATGCCTTTAGAAGCACGAAAAACCCTGGCTCGCCTCTACAAAGCAGAGATCCGTCAGTTAGAAATTCTACTTGGCTGGGATTGCAGCGATTGGTTAAAAATAAGCTAA
- a CDS encoding glycosyltransferase codes for MDQLVREWPPGFGGVERVAHRIALELKGKVFTLRPAKQSPEPLAVDYARSFLLSISMGKIIIPFPSKDLMGLLISQKPLLGHLPCPTVLLICLVSRLINPNRYIAFYWHAFLHKRPGLLGLFEDIYQRIALKIIRFFPVICTSPILSKALQDEGIPARQINYLPCAISPEAEYQLSLICQERSRFGYSPTGTLIVIGRLDSYKRVDWLIRVLSEIPAAKKLIVVGDGPDRLRLEELARKFKSPGQLVSFYGRVDEKLKYKLLANADALLLPANNCNEAFGIVQLEAMASGIPAFAFDLPRSGMYWVSQLAGSPWSGQLKDFTGTLEKLLLDDELYKKLSLRARDRYDYEFSNQIWRYRLTEIRKGSV; via the coding sequence ATGGATCAATTGGTGAGGGAATGGCCGCCTGGTTTTGGTGGAGTTGAAAGAGTTGCTCATCGCATTGCTTTGGAGCTTAAAGGGAAAGTATTTACTCTGAGGCCAGCAAAGCAATCACCAGAACCATTGGCTGTTGATTATGCACGCAGTTTCTTGTTGTCTATTTCAATGGGGAAGATTATTATTCCCTTCCCTTCAAAAGATTTGATGGGTTTATTGATTAGTCAAAAACCGCTTTTAGGCCATTTGCCCTGTCCAACAGTCTTGTTGATTTGCTTAGTTTCAAGACTTATAAATCCTAACCGCTATATAGCCTTCTATTGGCATGCATTTTTGCATAAAAGACCAGGTTTACTGGGGTTGTTTGAGGATATATATCAACGTATAGCACTGAAAATTATAAGATTTTTTCCTGTTATTTGTACTTCTCCAATTTTGTCCAAGGCCTTACAGGATGAAGGAATACCTGCGAGACAGATTAATTATTTGCCGTGTGCGATATCACCTGAAGCTGAGTATCAATTAAGCTTAATCTGCCAAGAAAGAAGTAGGTTTGGATATTCGCCCACTGGCACATTAATTGTAATTGGTAGATTAGATAGTTATAAGCGTGTTGATTGGTTGATTAGGGTCCTCTCAGAAATTCCAGCTGCAAAAAAACTGATCGTTGTAGGTGATGGGCCCGACCGCTTAAGACTTGAAGAGTTGGCTAGAAAATTTAAATCACCTGGTCAGTTGGTTAGTTTTTATGGTCGTGTAGATGAAAAACTAAAATACAAACTTCTTGCAAATGCAGATGCTTTGCTGCTTCCCGCAAACAACTGTAATGAGGCTTTCGGGATTGTTCAACTTGAGGCTATGGCATCTGGGATTCCTGCATTTGCTTTTGATCTTCCCCGTTCAGGAATGTATTGGGTCAGCCAATTGGCAGGTTCACCCTGGAGTGGTCAGCTAAAGGATTTCACTGGTACTTTAGAGAAACTACTTCTTGATGATGAACTTTATAAGAAACTATCTCTCCGAGCTAGAGATAGATATGACTATGAATTTTCGAATCAAATATGGAGATATCGTTTGACTGAAATCAGGAAAGGGAGTGTTTGA
- a CDS encoding glycosyltransferase: MSVYFQGTKDDEALASIEILQKWRDSGIAAATKQLRLIQETQPKFTSCPLYKELELRLSGKPGPRVLVDGVWFCRAYGGITRVWDQILSCWSLEGMVSDAAPVCVIERGNHRFNIDSFQKVNGKFADPLDSRAVLELATENAFFVSDWNADVFVSSWISTSGPKSPSCSEIALVHDCLPERFQAPPLLKNLRNRWLRGASAHLAVSAATADDLEKLLGKYSGSIPWCHLAPTPTFANSAVFAEENETWRILKRHSGIAAPYVLLPATSAIGSYKNPELLLEALSAPGLEQIQLIVSGIGAEIRQKEFEDFAPALKGRILAAGFTDSELSLVYQNALAVIIPSRIEGFGLPVIEALASKALVLVADSRGLVEAGGKACLRFSADKPKELVQLLQLILDRETWRGFDQVLIRRRNQRLSGLSSDLLGLCLLAAIRSLASGR; the protein is encoded by the coding sequence ATGTCTGTTTATTTTCAAGGTACAAAAGATGATGAAGCATTAGCCAGCATTGAAATTTTACAGAAATGGAGGGATTCTGGAATTGCAGCTGCTACTAAACAACTTCGATTAATTCAGGAAACTCAACCCAAATTTACTTCTTGTCCTCTTTATAAGGAACTTGAGCTCAGGTTGAGTGGGAAACCTGGTCCGCGAGTTTTGGTTGATGGAGTTTGGTTTTGTAGAGCTTATGGAGGAATTACAAGGGTATGGGATCAAATACTGAGTTGTTGGTCTTTAGAAGGCATGGTTTCTGATGCGGCACCAGTTTGTGTAATTGAGCGTGGTAATCATCGCTTCAACATTGATTCGTTCCAAAAAGTGAATGGGAAGTTTGCAGACCCTTTAGATTCCAGGGCCGTTTTGGAGTTGGCTACAGAAAATGCATTCTTCGTGTCTGATTGGAATGCTGATGTTTTTGTATCTAGTTGGATAAGTACTTCGGGTCCTAAGTCCCCTAGCTGTAGTGAAATTGCGCTCGTGCATGATTGCTTGCCAGAACGTTTTCAAGCGCCTCCCCTTTTAAAGAATTTGCGTAATAGATGGCTTAGAGGTGCTAGTGCTCATCTCGCTGTTTCTGCGGCTACAGCTGATGATTTAGAAAAATTGCTTGGTAAGTATTCCGGCTCGATCCCCTGGTGCCATTTAGCACCTACTCCAACGTTTGCTAATTCTGCAGTATTTGCAGAAGAAAATGAAACCTGGAGGATTTTGAAGCGTCATTCAGGCATTGCTGCACCCTATGTCCTTCTCCCTGCAACAAGTGCAATAGGTTCCTATAAAAACCCTGAACTTTTGTTAGAGGCCCTTAGTGCACCTGGGCTCGAACAAATCCAATTAATTGTGTCTGGAATTGGAGCTGAAATTCGACAAAAGGAATTTGAGGATTTTGCACCTGCCTTAAAAGGGCGGATTCTGGCTGCCGGATTTACAGACTCTGAACTTTCTTTGGTTTATCAAAACGCGTTGGCAGTGATCATTCCCAGTCGAATAGAGGGATTTGGATTACCGGTAATAGAGGCATTGGCTTCTAAGGCTCTTGTCTTAGTAGCAGATTCTCGTGGGTTGGTCGAGGCGGGGGGTAAAGCTTGTCTTCGCTTTTCTGCTGATAAACCAAAGGAGTTAGTGCAGTTGCTGCAGCTAATTCTTGATCGAGAGACTTGGCGTGGATTTGATCAGGTTTTGATTCGTCGTCGGAATCAGCGGTTGTCAGGTCTTAGTTCGGATTTGCTTGGATTATGTTTGCTTGCGGCTATACGTTCGTTGGCCTCTGGGAGATAG
- a CDS encoding ABC transporter ATP-binding protein, whose translation MITTLPIDSDPSEQDHSASGKDRPQQKQHFGGLDPSKVVITLENVGLDIPVFTTETRTLKSTLIRSVTGGKLSRRRGGAVITALQGVSCSVCEGERVALIGHNGAGKTTFLRLISGIYKNTSGFFESRVPVYPMLHKSFITSPELSGMQAIKAHYLMVHGNLGGFEAFSEDVVGFSGLGDFIHLPVKTYSQGMATRLLFAVLTACRHECLALDEGLGAGDTSFFERAQLRLHDFLRTTGTVFLASHSESLLKRFCSRGLVFEEGTIVFDGPLEESLSFYHKNS comes from the coding sequence TTGATAACCACCCTCCCAATTGATTCCGATCCATCCGAGCAAGATCATTCTGCTAGTGGAAAGGATCGACCACAGCAGAAACAACACTTTGGTGGTTTAGATCCATCTAAGGTCGTGATTACTTTGGAAAACGTAGGCCTTGATATTCCTGTATTTACTACTGAAACACGAACTTTGAAATCCACTTTGATTCGCTCAGTTACGGGTGGAAAGTTAAGTCGTAGGCGGGGTGGTGCAGTCATTACTGCATTGCAAGGTGTTAGCTGTAGTGTGTGTGAAGGTGAGCGAGTAGCTCTAATTGGTCATAACGGCGCTGGGAAGACTACTTTTTTGCGTTTGATTTCTGGAATTTATAAGAATACTTCTGGTTTTTTTGAGTCTCGTGTTCCCGTTTATCCAATGCTTCATAAGAGCTTTATTACCAGTCCAGAATTAAGTGGAATGCAAGCCATTAAGGCGCATTACCTTATGGTTCATGGGAATTTAGGAGGCTTTGAGGCCTTCAGTGAAGATGTAGTTGGATTCTCAGGTTTGGGTGATTTCATTCACTTGCCCGTAAAGACATATAGCCAAGGGATGGCTACTCGTCTTCTTTTTGCAGTTCTTACAGCATGTCGGCACGAATGTTTAGCCCTGGACGAAGGTTTAGGTGCAGGCGATACCAGCTTTTTTGAACGTGCTCAGTTGCGTTTACATGATTTTTTAAGAACAACAGGAACAGTTTTTTTGGCATCTCATTCAGAGTCATTGCTAAAACGTTTTTGTAGCCGGGGTTTGGTCTTTGAAGAGGGAACAATTGTTTTCGATGGGCCTCTTGAAGAGTCTTTGAGCTTTTACCACAAAAATTCTTGA
- a CDS encoding ABC transporter permease has product MTISPRVNVRSVRHTLKEAWAMRRVWWFTATARTKARFVRTVFGSFWLGLSNLFSIAALAVVYGAVFKVDDFNEYVVYLGIGLVVWNTIAAAIASAPNLFEHNQVHIHNTSLNPVFYTLEEWSFQIQTFFQSFLLVILALSFFQNNLFLNLLINGWLPLVNLFLFLYWFPLLICLLGARYRDLYQLVPIVLQLVFLLSPILYKKDNLGSLVWTANYNPLYRILDQVRHSLMANQLNIPVAVLLLASNIFCIWLALSLLNRERRNLPFLI; this is encoded by the coding sequence TTGACTATTTCACCCCGGGTAAATGTCAGATCAGTCCGCCATACCTTGAAAGAGGCTTGGGCAATGCGTCGTGTTTGGTGGTTTACGGCAACGGCACGAACTAAGGCAAGATTTGTTCGAACAGTATTTGGAAGCTTCTGGTTGGGATTATCTAATCTTTTTTCTATAGCAGCTCTAGCAGTTGTATATGGTGCTGTATTTAAGGTAGATGATTTTAATGAGTATGTTGTTTATTTAGGAATTGGTCTGGTCGTTTGGAATACAATTGCTGCAGCCATCGCATCTGCACCAAATCTCTTCGAACATAATCAAGTTCATATTCACAATACAAGTTTGAATCCTGTCTTTTACACGCTTGAGGAATGGTCTTTTCAGATCCAGACATTTTTCCAGTCTTTTTTACTTGTTATTCTCGCGCTTAGCTTTTTTCAGAATAATTTGTTCCTAAACCTTCTGATTAATGGTTGGTTGCCATTGGTTAATTTGTTTCTATTCCTCTATTGGTTCCCTTTGTTAATATGTCTTTTAGGGGCTAGATATAGGGATCTCTACCAGTTAGTTCCTATAGTGCTTCAATTGGTTTTCCTTCTTTCTCCAATATTGTATAAAAAAGATAATCTTGGCTCTCTAGTTTGGACGGCAAATTACAATCCTCTATATCGCATTCTTGATCAAGTGCGCCATAGTTTAATGGCCAATCAGCTTAATATTCCTGTGGCAGTCTTGTTACTTGCTTCTAATATTTTCTGCATTTGGCTTGCTTTGAGCTTGCTAAATAGGGAAAGAAGAAATTTGCCTTTTTTGATTTAG
- a CDS encoding glycosyltransferase has translation MTALDLEQSEHRGIATYSKALISLLRNAGAEVWLLTQFDPPKKSSGLNRLPKITQEVIHSSKVLSQLSTGSKDRRVLFRGKIPFAQKLSKIPELMELIIEWIRRPRRYPKRKINKILINNLFDNPNLRNERLGYLKNVDGLLCARNIYKASLIATLLRNHTKVSIDLDGFDIFITTCPLSLKPFNVPVFIQTIHDVIPLEYDQHDDNGLQFGRRLQACLSSRRIYVSSSTAYKFRNQIDLPTFSNQRIKTQIPREAREEVLVQPPSLNFPKWLTSDSKVIADLKPVSYLLRDQGQLTPFKYLLFNSSVEARKNLLFLVKAYVESNVSKEGIRLCVTGKLKQDSYSKAVKEIVKNEKGILLTGYIDESTKLDLYLNAMALVSPSLVEGFGIPVLDAACLGMPAIVSSCDSHNEIQSILDFERYVHSIDTVNTREWATAIESVVGLSSNNHSPEKEREKRICRYAEKVCFFEQKFQEDLKKLIN, from the coding sequence GTGACCGCTCTCGACCTAGAGCAAAGCGAACATAGAGGCATCGCAACGTACTCCAAAGCACTCATTTCGCTTTTACGCAATGCTGGTGCTGAAGTCTGGCTACTAACACAATTTGATCCACCTAAAAAAAGTTCAGGCCTAAACCGACTCCCAAAAATCACCCAAGAAGTCATCCATAGTTCCAAGGTCCTAAGTCAACTCAGCACTGGATCAAAAGACAGAAGGGTCTTATTTAGAGGGAAAATACCATTCGCTCAGAAATTATCTAAAATTCCTGAGTTAATGGAATTAATTATTGAATGGATACGCAGGCCAAGAAGATATCCCAAGCGAAAGATCAATAAAATCCTCATCAACAATCTATTTGACAATCCCAACCTGAGAAATGAAAGACTTGGTTATCTCAAAAATGTAGATGGTTTATTATGTGCCAGAAATATCTATAAAGCCAGCCTAATAGCTACACTTCTACGAAATCATACAAAAGTATCCATAGATTTAGATGGGTTTGATATTTTTATAACCACTTGTCCACTAAGCTTAAAACCATTCAATGTACCAGTATTTATTCAAACAATTCATGATGTCATACCACTTGAATATGATCAACACGACGACAATGGACTACAGTTTGGCAGAAGACTTCAAGCCTGCCTTTCTTCAAGAAGAATATATGTCTCCTCTTCTACTGCATACAAATTTCGTAACCAAATAGATCTTCCAACTTTTTCGAACCAAAGAATAAAGACACAAATCCCAAGAGAGGCTAGAGAAGAAGTACTTGTACAGCCCCCCTCTCTGAATTTCCCTAAATGGTTAACATCCGATTCAAAGGTTATAGCTGATCTGAAACCTGTTAGCTACCTACTTAGAGATCAAGGACAACTAACACCATTTAAATATTTATTATTTAACTCTTCTGTGGAAGCGAGAAAAAACCTGCTTTTCCTCGTAAAGGCTTACGTAGAATCTAACGTAAGCAAGGAAGGTATCAGGTTATGTGTCACTGGTAAATTAAAACAAGATTCCTACAGTAAAGCTGTAAAGGAAATTGTTAAAAATGAAAAGGGGATTCTACTGACTGGTTACATTGATGAAAGCACAAAATTAGATCTTTACCTAAATGCAATGGCTTTGGTAAGTCCCTCCTTGGTTGAGGGTTTCGGTATTCCTGTTCTAGATGCAGCATGCCTTGGAATGCCAGCAATTGTTAGCAGCTGCGATTCCCATAATGAGATACAATCGATCCTAGACTTTGAAAGATATGTGCATTCTATCGACACAGTAAATACACGTGAATGGGCTACAGCAATTGAATCAGTAGTGGGGTTATCCTCTAACAATCACTCTCCAGAAAAAGAAAGGGAAAAACGAATATGCAGATATGCAGAAAAAGTATGTTTCTTTGAACAAAAGTTTCAGGAAGACCTAAAAAAGCTAATCAACTAA
- the secA gene encoding preprotein translocase subunit SecA yields MLKLLLGDPNARKLKQYQPIVTDINVLEEDIAPLSDDELRVKTSDFRQRLEKPESFERQRQLLDDLLPEAFAVVREASKRVLGMRHFDVQLIGGMVLHEGQIAEMKTGEGKTLVATLPSYLNALTGRGVHVVTVNDYLARRDAEWMGQVHRFLGLSVGLIQQEMTPLERRKNYGCDITYATNSELGFDYLRDNMATDISEVVQRDFHFCVIDEVDSILIDEARTPLIISGQIERPQEKYQQAAEVVTKLERAAEMSKDGIDPEGDYEVDEKQRSCILTDEGFAKSEKFLKVSDLFNPADPWAHYITNALKAKELFIRDVNYIVRDGEAVIVDEFTGRVMPGRRWSDGQHQAIEAKEQLTIQPETQTLASITYQNFFLLYPRLAGMTGTAKTEEVEFEKTYKLETSVIPTNCPRAREDWVDQVYKTEAAKWKAVACETAEIHKQGRPVLVGTTSVEKSELLSALLAEQEIPHNLLNAKPENVEREAEIVAQAGRAGAVTIATNMAGRGTDIILGGNSDYMARLKLREVLLPRLVKPEEGHRPPVPLQRSNESPAGFGAKSVSSDQNLSVKVQSEARAIGSLYPSLITEETDELLSELVRDLVKAWGDRTLTVIELEDRISTAAEKAPTTDTQIAALRNAIALVKAEYDEVVVQEEVRVREAGGLHVIGTERHESRRVDNQLRGRAGRQGDLGSTRFFLSLGDNLLRIFGGERVAALMNAFRVDEDMPIESGMLTRSLEGAQKKVETYYYDIRKQVFEYDEVMNNQRRAVYSERRRVLEGLGLKKQVIGYGERTMDDIVEAYVNPDLPPEEWDVGQLVSKVQEFVYLLDDLTPDQLYGLGVEELKAFLQEQLRNAYDIKESQIEKERPNLMREAERFFILQQIDTLWREHLQAMDALRESVGLRGYGQKDPLIEYKNEGYDMFLEMMTNMRRNVIYSMFMFQPAPQSQPANT; encoded by the coding sequence ATGCTCAAGCTACTGCTGGGTGATCCCAATGCCCGCAAGCTGAAGCAGTACCAGCCAATCGTTACTGACATCAATGTCCTCGAGGAGGATATTGCTCCTCTTAGTGACGATGAACTGCGCGTAAAAACATCAGACTTTCGTCAAAGGCTAGAAAAACCTGAGAGTTTTGAGCGGCAACGGCAATTATTAGATGATCTTTTGCCGGAAGCTTTTGCGGTAGTGAGAGAAGCGTCCAAGCGGGTTTTAGGGATGCGTCATTTTGACGTGCAACTCATCGGTGGAATGGTCTTGCATGAGGGTCAAATAGCTGAGATGAAGACTGGAGAGGGCAAGACCCTTGTGGCCACTCTCCCAAGCTATTTAAATGCTTTAACTGGAAGAGGAGTGCATGTAGTTACCGTCAACGATTATTTGGCTCGTCGTGATGCGGAGTGGATGGGTCAAGTTCATCGGTTTTTGGGATTGAGTGTTGGTTTGATACAGCAAGAAATGACACCTCTGGAGCGACGTAAGAATTATGGTTGTGATATCACTTATGCAACAAATTCTGAACTTGGTTTTGACTATCTTCGAGATAATATGGCTACGGATATTAGTGAAGTGGTACAGAGAGACTTTCATTTTTGTGTGATAGATGAAGTCGATTCGATATTGATTGATGAGGCAAGAACTCCTTTAATTATTTCTGGCCAGATCGAAAGACCTCAAGAGAAGTACCAGCAGGCGGCTGAGGTGGTGACCAAATTAGAGCGTGCAGCTGAGATGTCTAAAGATGGTATAGATCCTGAAGGTGATTATGAAGTAGATGAGAAGCAGAGAAGCTGCATCCTTACAGATGAGGGCTTTGCTAAGTCAGAAAAATTTCTCAAGGTTAGTGACTTATTTAATCCAGCTGACCCATGGGCTCATTATATTACAAATGCATTAAAAGCTAAGGAATTATTTATTAGAGACGTTAATTATATAGTGAGAGATGGAGAAGCAGTAATTGTTGATGAATTTACAGGGCGAGTGATGCCAGGGAGGCGTTGGAGTGATGGACAACATCAGGCAATTGAAGCTAAAGAGCAGTTAACAATTCAACCTGAAACTCAAACACTGGCATCTATTACTTATCAAAACTTCTTTCTCCTTTATCCTCGTTTGGCGGGTATGACTGGTACTGCAAAGACAGAGGAGGTTGAATTTGAAAAGACATATAAATTAGAGACCTCTGTTATTCCAACTAACTGCCCTAGGGCTAGAGAAGATTGGGTGGATCAGGTTTATAAAACTGAAGCTGCAAAATGGAAGGCTGTAGCTTGTGAGACTGCAGAGATTCATAAGCAAGGAAGACCTGTTCTAGTTGGAACTACTAGTGTTGAAAAGAGTGAATTATTAAGTGCATTACTGGCCGAGCAAGAAATACCTCATAACTTGTTAAATGCAAAACCTGAAAATGTAGAAAGAGAAGCAGAAATTGTTGCTCAAGCAGGACGTGCGGGTGCAGTTACTATCGCTACAAATATGGCAGGTAGAGGTACGGATATAATTCTTGGAGGGAATAGTGATTATATGGCCAGACTTAAATTAAGGGAAGTTTTATTGCCAAGACTAGTTAAGCCTGAAGAAGGACATCGTCCTCCAGTTCCGTTGCAACGAAGTAATGAATCTCCCGCTGGCTTTGGAGCTAAAAGTGTTTCATCGGATCAGAATTTATCCGTAAAGGTACAATCCGAAGCAAGAGCAATTGGCAGTCTTTACCCATCTTTAATAACTGAAGAAACTGATGAATTACTATCCGAACTAGTTCGTGATTTGGTTAAAGCATGGGGAGATAGGACGCTGACTGTTATTGAATTAGAAGATCGAATTTCGACTGCGGCTGAGAAGGCTCCCACAACAGATACTCAGATTGCGGCATTGAGAAATGCCATTGCGTTAGTAAAGGCTGAATACGATGAAGTGGTCGTGCAAGAAGAAGTACGTGTTCGTGAAGCTGGAGGATTACATGTCATAGGCACTGAAAGACACGAATCTAGGCGCGTTGATAATCAGTTACGTGGACGCGCTGGTCGTCAAGGTGATTTGGGAAGCACCCGATTTTTCCTTTCTCTAGGTGATAATCTTTTGCGAATTTTTGGGGGTGAAAGAGTTGCCGCACTTATGAATGCATTTCGAGTTGATGAGGATATGCCAATCGAATCAGGTATGTTAACTCGTTCTTTAGAGGGTGCTCAGAAGAAAGTTGAGACCTATTATTATGATATTAGAAAGCAAGTATTTGAATACGATGAAGTCATGAATAATCAGCGTCGTGCTGTTTATTCAGAACGAAGGCGTGTTCTTGAAGGATTAGGACTTAAAAAACAGGTTATTGGTTATGGGGAGCGCACTATGGATGACATAGTCGAGGCTTATGTGAATCCAGATTTGCCCCCTGAGGAGTGGGATGTAGGCCAATTGGTTTCTAAGGTACAGGAATTTGTTTATTTATTAGATGATCTAACTCCAGACCAATTGTATGGTCTGGGCGTGGAAGAATTGAAGGCTTTTTTGCAGGAACAATTGCGTAATGCTTATGACATTAAGGAGAGTCAGATAGAGAAAGAAAGGCCTAACCTTATGCGAGAGGCTGAAAGGTTCTTCATACTTCAACAAATAGATACTCTTTGGAGAGAACATTTGCAGGCTATGGATGCATTGCGAGAATCGGTAGGTTTGAGAGGGTATGGACAGAAAGATCCACTTATTGAATATAAAAATGAGGGCTATGACATGTTCTTAGAGATGATGACGAATATGCGCAGGAATGTTATCTATTCGATGTTTATGTTTCAGCCTGCACCTCAATCGCAACCTGCTAATACTTAA
- the cysE gene encoding serine O-acetyltransferase, whose product MLKAIQSDLAIIKERDPAARGLLEVFLCYPGFQALLLHRVSHKLWQFGLPLLPRLLSQANRSLTGIEIHPGARIGQGVFIDHGMGVVIGETAEIGNRCLLYQGVTLGGTGKAHGKRHPTLAENVVVGAGAKVLGAIKVGTNTRIGAGSVVVRDVEADSTVVGVPGRVVHQSGVRINPLAHSALPDAEANVIRNLMERIDQLENQVTTLQNCLNDLSKGKSPKNRLSGKAQNLKDKEIIEFLGDN is encoded by the coding sequence ATGCTAAAAGCAATCCAGTCAGATCTAGCAATAATTAAAGAGCGAGATCCAGCAGCTAGAGGCTTGCTGGAAGTTTTTTTGTGCTATCCAGGCTTTCAAGCCCTGTTATTACATCGAGTTAGCCACAAACTTTGGCAATTTGGATTACCTCTTTTGCCACGTTTGCTAAGTCAAGCAAATCGATCTTTGACCGGTATTGAAATTCATCCAGGAGCAAGAATTGGTCAGGGAGTTTTCATAGACCATGGAATGGGAGTTGTCATAGGAGAAACAGCAGAAATTGGCAATCGTTGCTTGCTTTATCAAGGCGTCACACTTGGAGGCACAGGTAAAGCACATGGGAAGCGTCATCCCACACTGGCGGAAAATGTTGTGGTTGGTGCAGGGGCAAAAGTCCTAGGGGCTATAAAGGTTGGTACAAACACCAGAATTGGTGCTGGGTCGGTAGTCGTTCGCGATGTTGAAGCAGATAGCACAGTAGTCGGAGTACCTGGACGCGTAGTTCACCAAAGTGGTGTGAGGATTAATCCTCTAGCTCACTCTGCTTTGCCAGATGCAGAAGCAAACGTGATTCGGAATCTGATGGAAAGAATTGATCAACTCGAAAATCAAGTCACAACATTGCAAAATTGCCTAAATGACTTGTCTAAAGGCAAATCACCAAAAAACCGGCTTTCTGGCAAAGCTCAAAATCTTAAAGACAAAGAAATAATTGAGTTTCTAGGAGATAATTAG
- a CDS encoding GntR family transcriptional regulator gives MRFHIQQESDIPASSQLYNQICFAIAARHYPPGHRLPSTRQLAMQTGLHRNTISKVYRQLETDGVVEAMAGSGIYVRDQQKPREIRTPPHIRNRAVTDLDQEVRKCVDGLLNAGCTLQQTRELLTREIDWRLRCGARVLVSTPREDIGASMLIAEELEPRLEVPVEVVPMEELESVLESSSNGTVVTSRYFLQPLEELAKRHGVRAVAVDLNDFRQELTMLKELRPGSCVGLVSISPGVLRAAEVILHSMRGNELLLMTATPDVGSRLLALLRAASHVLCDSPSLPLVEHSLRQNRSQLMRMPQVHCAESYLSSATIEQLRKEIGLLVS, from the coding sequence GTGCGATTCCATATCCAACAGGAAAGCGACATCCCTGCATCTAGTCAGCTTTACAACCAGATTTGCTTTGCTATAGCAGCTCGGCACTATCCTCCTGGACATCGACTGCCTAGCACTCGCCAATTAGCGATGCAAACTGGGCTCCATCGCAACACCATCAGCAAGGTCTATCGCCAATTAGAAACTGATGGGGTAGTAGAAGCCATGGCTGGCTCAGGCATTTACGTCCGAGACCAACAAAAACCTCGCGAAATACGCACTCCTCCACATATAAGAAACCGCGCGGTTACTGATCTAGACCAAGAAGTTCGTAAATGCGTTGATGGTCTTTTGAATGCAGGATGCACCCTTCAACAAACTCGAGAATTACTTACACGAGAAATTGATTGGAGACTGCGCTGTGGCGCCCGAGTCTTGGTAAGCACCCCAAGAGAGGACATTGGTGCGTCAATGCTGATAGCTGAAGAGCTTGAGCCAAGACTCGAGGTCCCTGTTGAAGTGGTCCCCATGGAAGAGCTGGAAAGCGTGCTTGAAAGCTCAAGCAATGGGACAGTCGTGACTAGTCGCTACTTTCTACAACCTTTAGAAGAACTAGCCAAACGCCATGGAGTAAGAGCCGTAGCCGTTGACCTGAATGATTTTAGGCAAGAGCTGACCATGCTTAAAGAACTCAGACCTGGTAGCTGTGTTGGCCTCGTAAGCATTAGCCCAGGGGTTCTGCGAGCTGCTGAGGTGATTCTTCACAGCATGAGAGGTAATGAGCTTTTGCTTATGACCGCCACACCAGATGTCGGGAGCCGGTTGCTCGCCCTACTCCGAGCTGCAAGTCATGTCCTTTGTGATAGTCCTAGCCTGCCCTTAGTTGAACACAGTCTGCGACAAAATCGCTCTCAATTAATGAGAATGCCCCAGGTTCACTGTGCTGAAAGTTATCTCAGCAGTGCAACTATCGAGCAATTACGAAAGGAAATTGGTCTACTTGTCTCGTGA